From Pectinophora gossypiella chromosome 18, ilPecGoss1.1, whole genome shotgun sequence, one genomic window encodes:
- the LOC126374865 gene encoding HIV Tat-specific factor 1 — protein MAKQTKSGFVIKLSCETVQKLAEEDQQAKSKESASSDVPEPEPGEKNEAEDCEMKSDSTCIQNALAEVRTEVNDDEKSKSLLPKKLTINSKEKANIVTTENKRKLGDESNPESTNAWGDYAPFVTYEGDQAIYTDPSTQQKYSWNKENNSWDPMASQTGVPGREYSYEDDTHVYTEPDGSKFFWDMEKKAWIPKVDDDFLAFYQMSYGFVDNTSNELDKKEDDKKQDGRKKEVQKHTVDPVTGVKRKNEPQWFEPSDDTNTKVYVSNLPLDLTEEEFVNFMQKCGLVERDPSTQKMKVKLYMDKEYNCFKGDALCTYIKIESVDLALKLLDGSDLKGNKIKVERAHFQLKGEYNPALKPKKKKKKELEKLKKMQQKLFDWRPEKFLGERSKHERVVIVKNLFHPSDFDKEVQLILDYQQDLREECSKAGEVRKVVIYDRHPEGVAQITMKEPEMADAVIQLINGRWFGKKQITAEIWDGKTKYKIAETDADINQRIDKWGKFLEGKEDEASKEKQATEKNFKSGTSAENINSKTEEVQVSSETIVQNV, from the coding sequence ATGGCTAAACAAACTAAATCAGGATTTGTTATTAAACTTTCTTGCGAAACTGTGCAGAAGTTAGCAGAAGAGGATCAGCAAGCTAAAAGCAAGGAATCTGCTAGTAGTGACGTCCCAGAGCCAGAGCCAGGAGAAAAAAATGAGGCTGAAGATTGTGAAATGAAAAGTGATTCAACTTGCATTCAAAATGCACTTGCAGAGGTCAGAACCGAGGTAAACGATGACGAAAAATCGAAATCTCTACTTCCTAAAAAACTAACGATCAATtctaaagagaaggcgaatattgttactactgaaaataaaaggaAGTTAGGCGATGAATCCAATCCAGAGTCCACAAATGCATGGGGAGATTATGCTCCTTTCGTTACTTATGAAGGTGATCAAGCTATTTATACTGACCCATCTACACAGCAAAAGTATTCTTGGAATAAAGAGAATAATTCTTGGGACCCAATGGCTAGCCAAACTGGAGTTCCCGGCAGAGAATACAGCTATGAAGATGACACCCATGTATACACAGAACCAGATGGTTCAAAATTTTTCTGGGATATGGAAAAAAAGGCTTGGATACCTAAAGTTGATGATGACTTTCTGGCTTTTTATCAAATGTCTTATGGATTTGTTGATAACACTTCCAACGAATTGGATAAGAAAGAAGATGACAAGAAGCAAGATGGAAGAAAAAAAGAGGTTCAGAAACACACTGTAGATCCTGTGACTGGAGTCAAGAGAAAAAATGAGCCACAATGGTTTGAGCCATCTGATGACACTAACACTAAAGTGTATGTTTCTAATCTACCTCTTGATTTAACTGAAGAGGAGTTTGTAAACTTTATGCAAAAATGTGGTCTGGTGGAGCGGGATCCAAGTACACAGAAGATGAAAGTAAAACTTTATATGGATAAAGAATATAATTGTTTCAAAGGAGATGCTCTATGCACTTATATCAAGATTGAGTCTGTTGATTTAGCTTTAAAATTACTAGATGGAAGTGATTTGAAAGGCAACAAAATTAAAGTTGAAAGAGCACATTTCCAATTAAAAGGGGAATACAATCCTGCTCTTAAAcctaagaagaaaaagaaaaaagagttAGAGAAGTTAAAGAAAATGCAACAAAAGCTATTTGATTGGCGACCAGAGAAATTCCTTGGTGAGAGATCCAAGCATGAGAGGGTTGTTATTGTCAAAAATTTGTTCCATCCTTCTGACTTTGATAAGGAGGTTCAATTGATCTTAGACTACCAACAAGATTTAAGGGAAGAATGTTCTAAAGCTGGCGAGGTCAGGAAAGTTGTTATATATGATAGGCATCCAGAGGGTGTAGCTCAAATTACAATGAAGGAGCCCGAGATGGCAGATGCTGTTATACAGCTCATCAATGGAAGGTGGTTTGGTAAAAAGCAAATAACAGCTGAGATATGGGATGGcaagacaaaatataaaattgctgAAACTGATGCAGATATTAATCAGAGGATAGACAAATGGGGCAAATTTTTGGAAGGGAAAGAAGACGAAGCATCTAAAGAAAAACAAGCAACAGAAAAAAATTTCAAATCTGGTACAAGTGCTGAAAACATTAATTCTAAAACTGAAGAAGTTCAAGTTTCTAGTGAAACAATagtacaaaatgtatga
- the LOC126374880 gene encoding uridine diphosphate glucose pyrophosphatase NUDT14-like isoform X1 — translation MEDVTEIFFSPLDESSYVRPFRFNYTQDGVKKTWDLLEVHDSVSVVLFNITRRKLIFVKQFRPAVYFNSIDLDDRDAEFMDTEKYPPSLGITLEMCAGIVDKEITLEEIAVEEVMEECGYNIETKMLERIISYRAGVGVQGSAQTLYYCEVTDEMRVTTGGGVDDEMIEVVELSIPQVESMVAAPERQPVPTPPSCLFGLMWFLLHKADKWRKTFENYCDDCKNKDEEKKEFVAVVHEEH, via the exons ATGGAGGACGTTACTGAAATTTTCTTTTCTCCGCTGGACGAGTCATCGTATGTGCGACCATTCAGGTTTAATTACACGCAGGATGGAGTTAAGAAGACCTGGGACTTGCTCGAGGTGCACGACAGTGTCTCCGTCGTCCTCTTCAACATCACCAGAAGAAAGCTAATCTTCGTCAAACAGTTCCGACCTG CTGTGTACTTCAATAGCATCGATCTGGACGACCGTGATGCTGAGTTCATGGATACGGAGAAGTATCCCCCTTCTCTGGGTATCACGTTGGAGATGTGTGCAGGCATAGTGGACAAGGAGATCACACTCGAGGAGATTGCCGTGGAAGAGGTGATGGAGGAGTGTGGCTACAACATTGAGACTAAGATGTTAGAGAGAATCATATCTTACAG GGCAGGTGTTGGTGTTCAAGGCTCGGCTCAGACTTTGTACTACTGTGAAGTGACTGATGAAATGAGAGTTACTACTG GTGGCGGAGTGGACGACGAGATGATTGAGGTGGTGGAGCTGTCCATCCCGCAAGTGGAGAGCATGGTGGCGGCGCCCGAGCGCCAGCCCGTGCCCACGCCGCCCTCCTGCCTATTCGGCCTCATGTGGTTCCTGCTGCACAAGGCCGACAAGTGGCGCAA AACATTCGAAAACTATTGCGACGACTGCAAAAATAAGGATGAGGAAAAGAAGGAATTTGTGGCCGTGGTGCACGAGGAACATTAG
- the LOC126374864 gene encoding WD repeat-containing protein 20 has protein sequence MAVQADSGGKDDVKTQFVTREGTYRLMTLSEYSRPNRVGYTSGAGASHVRVSLVTLPAASPTAPAAANGAPPPSEPPLSDDRICFNHGKELYVYVYRGVKKAADLTKPVDKKMYKGTNPTCHDFNTVTMTPDSVSLVIGFSTGQIQLIDPIKKELSKLYNEERLIDKTRVTCIKWVPGSSNLFVCAHASGQLYVYNDELACASAAPHYQLFKQGDNYSIHTCRTKSTRNPLYRWVIGAEGSCINEFAFSPCGANLAVVSQDGFLRVFHYDTMELLGRARSYFGGFLCVCWAPDGRYVVVGGEDDLVTVWACAERRVVARGQGHRSWVSVVAFDPFVSGADSDDSGDEERRRDPCYRLGSVSQDTQLCLWDLSEDVLRPPRPRASTHLSPAPEPPPPKLSPNGCARARPARLAHKHHELPQPEAARRAGAAGAAGSLAVNSLTARLAGFSFGERRSEQRRAGAGAARADAADALRLMGTPACPRFDDCPVLEPLVCKKIAHERLTALLFRADYFVTACADGGVNTWARPQRPLNGEPRARRPDRTERPDRTERPDRTERPDRTERTD, from the exons ATGGCCGTGCAAGCGGACTCAGGGGGCAAGGATGACGTGAAGACGCAATTCGTGACGCGCGAGGGCACGTACCGGCTGATGACGCTGTCGGAGTACTCGCGGCCGAACCGCGTCGGGTACacgagcggcgcgggcgcctcGCACGTGCGCGTGTCGCTCGTCACACTGCCAGCCGCGAGCCCCACAGCCCCCGCCGCCGCCAACGGTGCTCCGCCCCCGTCCGAGCCACCGCTTTCCGACGATAGGATCTGCTTCAACCACGGCAAGGAGCTCTATGTTTACGTTTACAGAGGGGTCAAAAAG GCTGCAGACCTCACAAAGCCTGTGGACAAGAAGATGTATAAAGGCACAAACCCAACATGTCACGACTTCAACACAGTGACCATGACACCAGACAGTGTGTCACTCGTCATCGGGTTCTCCACTGGACAGATCCAACTTATAGACCCCATTAAGAAAGAGCTCAGCAAGTTGTATAACGAAGAG cGGCTGATCGACAAGACGCGCGTGACCTGCATCAAGTGGGTGCCGGGCTCGAGCAACTTGTTCGTGTGCGCGCACGCGTCGGGCCAGCTGTACGTGTACAACGACGAGCTCGCCTGCGCCAGCGCGGCGCCGCACTACCAACTCTTCAAGCAGGGCGACAACTACTCCATACACACCTGCCGCACCAAGTCCACCAGGAACCCTCTTTACAG GTGGGTGATAGGCGCGGAGGGCAGCTGTATAAACGAGTTCGCGTTTTCGCCATGCGGCGCTAACCTGGCCGTGGTGTCCCAGGACGGGTTCCTGCGGGTGTTCCACTACGACACCATGGAGCTGCTGGGCCGCGCACGGTCCTACTTCGGCGGGTTCCTATGCGTGTGCTGGGCGCCGGACGGGCGCTACGTGGTGGTGGGCGGCGAGGACGACCTGGTGACCGTGTGGGCCTGCGCCGAGCGCCGCGTGGTGGCGCGCGGCCAGGGCCACCGCTCCTGGGTGTCCGTCGTGGCCTTCGACCCCTTCGTGAGCGGCGCCGACTCGGACGACTCCGGCGACGAGGAGCGGCGGCGCGACCCCTGCTACCGGCTGGGCTCCGTGTCGCAGGACACGCAGCTGTGCCTGTGGGACCTCAGCGAGGACGTGCTgcggccgccgcggccgcgggccTCCACGCACCTGTCGCCGGCGCCCGAGCCGCCGCCGCCCAAGCTGTCGCCCAACGGCTGCGCCCGCGCGAGGCCCGCCCGCCTGGCGCACAAGCACCACGAGCTGCCGCAGCCcgaggcggcgcggcgggccgGCGCCGCGGGCGCCGCGGGCTCGCTGGCCGTCAACTCGCTGACGGCGCGCCTGGCGGGCTTCTCGTTCGGCGAGCGGCGCTCGGAGCAGcgccgcgccggcgccggcgccgcccgcgccgacgCGGCCGACGCGCTGCGCCTCATGGGCACGCCCGCCTGCCCGCGCTTCGACGACTGCCCCGTGCTGGAGCCGCTCGTGTGCAAGAAGATCGCGCACGAGCGGCTCACGGCGCTGCTGTTCCGCGCCGACTACTTCGTCACGGCGTGCGCCGACGGCGGGGTCAACACCTGGGCGCGGCCGCAGCGCCCGCTCAACGGGGAgccgcgcgcccgccgcccgGACCGGACCGAGCGCCCGGACCGGACCGAGCGCCCGGACCGGACCGAGCGCCCGGACCGGACCGAGCGCACGGACTAG
- the LOC126374880 gene encoding uridine diphosphate glucose pyrophosphatase NUDT14-like isoform X2 — translation MIATTSVNDGVKKTWDLLEVHDSVSVVLFNITRRKLIFVKQFRPAVYFNSIDLDDRDAEFMDTEKYPPSLGITLEMCAGIVDKEITLEEIAVEEVMEECGYNIETKMLERIISYRAGVGVQGSAQTLYYCEVTDEMRVTTGGGVDDEMIEVVELSIPQVESMVAAPERQPVPTPPSCLFGLMWFLLHKADKWRKTFENYCDDCKNKDEEKKEFVAVVHEEH, via the exons ATGATAGCGACCACCAGCGTGAAC GATGGAGTTAAGAAGACCTGGGACTTGCTCGAGGTGCACGACAGTGTCTCCGTCGTCCTCTTCAACATCACCAGAAGAAAGCTAATCTTCGTCAAACAGTTCCGACCTG CTGTGTACTTCAATAGCATCGATCTGGACGACCGTGATGCTGAGTTCATGGATACGGAGAAGTATCCCCCTTCTCTGGGTATCACGTTGGAGATGTGTGCAGGCATAGTGGACAAGGAGATCACACTCGAGGAGATTGCCGTGGAAGAGGTGATGGAGGAGTGTGGCTACAACATTGAGACTAAGATGTTAGAGAGAATCATATCTTACAG GGCAGGTGTTGGTGTTCAAGGCTCGGCTCAGACTTTGTACTACTGTGAAGTGACTGATGAAATGAGAGTTACTACTG GTGGCGGAGTGGACGACGAGATGATTGAGGTGGTGGAGCTGTCCATCCCGCAAGTGGAGAGCATGGTGGCGGCGCCCGAGCGCCAGCCCGTGCCCACGCCGCCCTCCTGCCTATTCGGCCTCATGTGGTTCCTGCTGCACAAGGCCGACAAGTGGCGCAA AACATTCGAAAACTATTGCGACGACTGCAAAAATAAGGATGAGGAAAAGAAGGAATTTGTGGCCGTGGTGCACGAGGAACATTAG